A portion of the Oncorhynchus gorbuscha isolate QuinsamMale2020 ecotype Even-year linkage group LG19, OgorEven_v1.0, whole genome shotgun sequence genome contains these proteins:
- the LOC124006053 gene encoding protein JTB-like, protein MSDSRMFSILTLLLVVPASISVHGAISGEEYSTTAISTTSLHCWQEDEFSILTECARCNPFQMKSWAPCARTGFIEKINCAKTNKVEYKSCRSSWVDERLFWRFEGIMMCLTVVLVLVVIARQRTLDHLASEKVRRQILSI, encoded by the exons ATGAGCGATTCCCGAATGTTCTCGATCTTAACACTGCTCCTGGTAGTACCTGCGTCAATTAG TGTCCATGGTGCTATTTCAGGAGAGGAATACTCTACTACAG CGATAAGCACAACATCCCTTCATTGCTGGCAAGAGGATGAGTTTTCGATTTTGACAGAGTGTGCAAGGTGCAACCCCTTTCAGATG AAATCATGGGCACCTTGCGCCCGAACTGGATTCATAGAAAAGATCAACTGTGCAAAAACCAACAAAGTTGAATACAAGAG CTGCCGTTCCTCTTGGGTTGATGAGCGCCTATTCTGGAGGTTTGAGGGGATCATGATGTGCCTGACGGTAGTCTTGGTCCTGGTGGTTATAGCTCGTCAGAGAACCCTGGACCACCTGGCTTCTGAAAAGGTCCGCAGGCAGATCCTGtccatatag